Proteins from one Flammeovirgaceae bacterium genomic window:
- a CDS encoding carboxypeptidase-like regulatory domain-containing protein, producing MKQIALVLTFLVIVPSISHAQDKLTINGYVRDASNGEALIGATVYVKEINNGVVTNVYGFYSITLDPGAYTVNYSYVGYTTQSRNISLTKNQEVNIDLVIESEQLEEVVVTAEREQANMENMEMSTNKLDIRTILKVPTFMGEADVFRSILLLPGVSTVGEGASGFNVRGGSVGQNLVLLDEAPVYNSSHLFGFFSVFNPDAVKDTKLYKGAIPSRYGGRLASLLDVRMKEGNSKKFEANGGIGSLFSRLAVEAPIVKDKSSFIVAARRSYIDVVARPFVPLLKEGGALNFYDLTLKANYTFNRKNKLYASGYFGRDVFLFDANQGFSWGNTTGTLRWNHLFNERLFSNLTFVYSKYDYKLQFGEDDRDSFKWDSSISNFILKPQFTYFINSNNELDFGGEAIYYTFEPANAVGVSNGDVLDVSLDKKYNLETALYLGNRQTINEVLSVEYGLRFSRFQLFGPGKSYQYNDTLPGLRKTPAGFREFGRGEAIADYANWEPRASFRIQSSPVSSVKGSYNRMAQYLHLISNTTASNPLDVWAPSSAMIKPGIGHQFTLGYFRDLRTDRDYEISVEGYYRATENQIDYIDGADLLINEFLEGELLSGKGRAYGVETYFQKKKGRLSGWISYTLGRTELKVGGINRGEWYPTRYDQLHNVKIAAFYDINARWSMSTDFVWVSGTPTTFPTSRFVVQDILIPYNSNGSRNNVRLPAYHRLDVSFRLEGKKVRRGKERKNTDYWVFSLYNVYARKNPFSIYFSQRDERVPPGTPIGSRAVQLSIIGTVVPSVSYNFRF from the coding sequence ATGAAGCAAATTGCCCTTGTCCTCACGTTTCTTGTTATTGTTCCCTCCATCTCGCACGCACAGGATAAACTTACCATCAATGGTTACGTTAGGGACGCCTCCAACGGGGAAGCCCTCATTGGCGCAACCGTTTACGTAAAGGAGATCAATAACGGGGTGGTCACCAATGTGTACGGTTTTTACTCCATAACGCTCGATCCCGGAGCCTATACCGTGAATTATAGCTATGTGGGCTATACCACGCAATCACGGAATATTTCCCTCACCAAAAACCAGGAGGTGAACATAGACCTTGTCATTGAAAGCGAGCAACTGGAGGAGGTGGTGGTGACGGCAGAGCGGGAGCAGGCCAATATGGAAAACATGGAAATGAGCACCAACAAACTGGATATCCGCACCATATTAAAGGTGCCCACCTTTATGGGCGAGGCGGATGTGTTCAGGAGTATTCTGTTGTTGCCGGGCGTGAGCACGGTGGGCGAGGGGGCCTCGGGGTTTAACGTGCGCGGGGGCAGTGTGGGACAAAACCTGGTATTGCTGGACGAAGCGCCCGTTTACAATTCATCGCACCTTTTCGGGTTCTTTTCCGTCTTTAACCCGGATGCGGTAAAGGACACTAAATTATATAAGGGCGCGATCCCTTCGCGGTATGGGGGGCGCCTCGCCTCTTTGCTGGATGTGCGCATGAAAGAGGGCAACAGCAAAAAATTTGAGGCCAACGGGGGCATTGGCTCCCTCTTTAGCCGGTTGGCAGTGGAAGCACCTATTGTCAAGGACAAATCTTCTTTTATTGTGGCGGCCAGGCGCTCTTACATCGATGTGGTGGCACGCCCGTTTGTTCCCCTCTTGAAGGAGGGCGGGGCACTAAATTTTTATGACCTGACGCTAAAGGCCAATTACACGTTCAATCGCAAAAACAAGTTGTATGCCTCTGGGTATTTTGGGCGTGATGTGTTTTTGTTTGATGCCAACCAGGGTTTTAGCTGGGGCAACACCACCGGTACGCTAAGGTGGAACCACCTGTTTAACGAAAGGCTGTTCTCCAACCTCACCTTTGTGTATAGCAAATATGATTATAAACTCCAGTTTGGCGAAGATGACCGGGACAGCTTTAAATGGGACTCCTCCATCTCCAATTTTATCTTAAAGCCGCAATTCACCTACTTTATTAATAGCAACAATGAGCTCGATTTCGGGGGGGAAGCCATATACTACACCTTTGAGCCAGCCAATGCCGTGGGCGTGTCCAATGGTGACGTACTCGATGTTAGCCTCGATAAGAAGTACAACCTGGAAACCGCACTTTACCTCGGAAACAGGCAGACCATCAATGAGGTGCTTTCGGTTGAATATGGATTGCGATTTTCCCGGTTTCAATTGTTCGGGCCAGGCAAATCCTATCAATACAACGATACCCTTCCCGGTTTGAGGAAAACCCCAGCGGGCTTTCGGGAATTTGGCCGTGGGGAGGCCATTGCCGACTATGCCAATTGGGAGCCACGCGCTTCCTTCAGGATACAATCAAGCCCGGTAAGTTCAGTGAAGGGGAGTTACAACCGGATGGCCCAATACCTTCATTTGATTTCGAACACCACCGCCTCCAACCCACTTGATGTATGGGCGCCCAGCTCGGCCATGATCAAGCCGGGGATTGGCCATCAGTTTACCCTGGGCTATTTCAGGGATTTGCGCACGGACCGCGACTATGAAATTTCGGTGGAAGGATATTACAGGGCCACGGAAAACCAGATTGACTATATCGATGGCGCAGACTTGCTCATCAATGAATTTTTGGAAGGGGAATTGTTGAGTGGAAAGGGCCGTGCTTACGGGGTTGAAACCTACTTCCAGAAAAAGAAAGGACGGTTGAGCGGCTGGATAAGCTATACCTTGGGTAGGACGGAATTGAAGGTAGGGGGCATCAACCGGGGGGAATGGTACCCCACCCGGTACGATCAGTTGCACAATGTAAAAATTGCCGCCTTTTACGACATCAACGCGAGGTGGTCCATGTCCACGGATTTTGTGTGGGTAAGTGGCACGCCCACCACCTTTCCCACCTCCCGGTTTGTAGTACAGGATATACTCATTCCGTACAATTCAAATGGATCACGGAACAACGTTCGTTTGCCCGCCTACCACCGTTTGGATGTTTCCTTTCGGTTGGAAGGCAAAAAAGTGAGGAGGGGGAAGGAAAGGAAGAATACGGACTACTGGGTGTTTTCCCTTTACAATGTGTATGCACGGAAAAACCCTTTCTCCATTTATTTTTCACAGCGGGACGAGCGCGTGCCACCGGGCACGCCCATTGGCTCCCGTGCCGTGCAATTGTCCATCATAGGCACCGTGGTGCCTTCAGTCTCTTATAATTTCAGGTTTTAA
- a CDS encoding glycosyltransferase family 2 protein, with protein MEKVDISIIIPAKDEEESIPELCQWIARVMEEAGLGYEVLFIDDGSTDNTWMEITKANLMDPAFKGIRFNRNFGKSAALHTGFKAARGKVVVTMDADLQDSPDEIPELYKMVTEGGYDLVSGWKKKRHDPISKTIPSRFFNYVTRVMSGIKLHDFNCGLKAYKSVVVKNISVYGEMHRYIPVIAKWAGFNKIGEKVVVHRERKYGVTKFGWERFVKGFLDLLSIMFVGKFRRNPMHFFGSLGMVSFLIGFAFTAKIFYDKMDSLFLSKIPLRRDITEQPIFYLALVAVVIGVQLFLTGYLAEMVAMQSLSKRDYLVIEKIGIEDMALSGQNPLMAHS; from the coding sequence GTGGAAAAAGTGGACATAAGCATTATCATTCCGGCCAAAGACGAGGAGGAATCCATTCCCGAATTGTGCCAATGGATCGCCCGTGTGATGGAGGAGGCAGGGCTGGGATATGAGGTCCTCTTTATTGATGATGGCAGCACGGACAATACCTGGATGGAAATAACAAAGGCCAACCTGATGGACCCGGCCTTTAAAGGCATCCGGTTCAACCGGAACTTTGGCAAATCCGCTGCCCTCCACACTGGCTTTAAAGCGGCCAGGGGCAAAGTGGTGGTTACCATGGATGCCGACTTGCAGGACAGCCCGGACGAAATACCGGAATTGTACAAAATGGTCACGGAAGGGGGGTACGACCTGGTATCGGGATGGAAGAAAAAGCGGCATGACCCTATTTCAAAAACCATCCCTTCAAGGTTTTTCAATTATGTGACCCGTGTGATGTCGGGCATTAAGCTGCACGATTTTAATTGTGGGCTAAAGGCGTACAAATCGGTGGTGGTAAAAAACATTAGCGTGTATGGGGAAATGCACCGTTACATACCCGTGATAGCCAAATGGGCAGGGTTTAACAAGATAGGGGAAAAAGTAGTGGTGCACAGGGAACGAAAATACGGGGTGACCAAATTTGGCTGGGAGCGGTTTGTGAAAGGTTTCCTCGACTTATTGTCCATTATGTTTGTAGGGAAATTCAGGAGGAACCCGATGCACTTTTTTGGCAGCCTGGGGATGGTATCATTTTTAATTGGCTTTGCCTTTACGGCAAAAATATTCTATGACAAAATGGATTCGTTGTTCCTCTCCAAAATCCCTTTGCGAAGGGATATCACCGAACAGCCAATTTTTTACCTGGCCCTGGTAGCGGTGGTCATTGGCGTGCAGCTTTTCCTGACAGGTTATTTGGCCGAGATGGTGGCCATGCAGTCGCTTTCCAAGCGCGATTACCTTGTCATTGAAAAAATTGGTATAGAAGACATGGCCCTTTCGGGCCAAAACCCGCTCATGGCCCATTCATAA
- a CDS encoding DUF4199 domain-containing protein gives MPSPSPWPPLFRVALRYGLVAGAVGFALLLILYYSNHHPFLIPVFIDYRIALLAIVFLFALRELRDYHYKGVLQFWQGLVGSFLITLIFGIVASTALYLFASYHQAFVQSYIDLSLKQVQAFTDEDINRIGRDVYEAGIASLKQADAYFLATRYFEQSVIISFFISIIISVILRRQPKP, from the coding sequence ATGCCTAGCCCTTCACCATGGCCCCCATTGTTTAGGGTGGCACTGCGGTATGGATTGGTGGCAGGCGCAGTGGGCTTCGCCTTGCTCCTCATACTTTATTATTCCAACCACCACCCTTTCCTGATCCCCGTGTTCATCGATTACAGGATAGCACTTTTGGCCATTGTGTTCCTGTTCGCCTTAAGGGAACTCCGGGACTACCATTACAAAGGCGTGTTGCAGTTTTGGCAGGGGCTGGTAGGGTCTTTTTTGATAACGCTCATTTTTGGGATAGTGGCCAGCACCGCGCTTTACCTGTTTGCCAGTTACCATCAGGCATTCGTGCAATCCTATATTGACCTTTCATTAAAACAGGTGCAGGCATTCACCGATGAAGACATCAACCGGATAGGACGGGATGTCTATGAAGCGGGCATTGCCTCTTTAAAACAAGCCGATGCCTATTTTTTGGCCACCCGCTACTTTGAACAATCCGTTATTATCAGCTTTTTTATAAGCATAATAATATCTGTAATTTTGAGAAGGCAACCCAAACCCTAA
- a CDS encoding BatA domain-containing protein has product MNFAFPQFLWALTALSIPIIVHLFNFRKTTRVFFSNNRLLRQIKEETTQKRRLKQYLVLASRLLFVFFLVMAFAQPFLPAKEQVSAARNIVIYLDNSYSMSAQVGGKARALDAGIGFVREIVDLFPPDTRYKLVTNDFAPFSNAFKTQTEILDLLTQVRLSAVSRTWDEVDKRIGTEKEGADIFWISDFQKSTSGTGEGIQADSSSQWHLVPVAFGQASNIYVDTVYLENPFAIGGEKNTVNIGLRNMGSKRTDGLNVKLVVNGVQTGAVSVDLAPNSYAETSFDLATGTRGLNAAKISFTDFPISFDNEFYFALNFTETIKVVEVKDNKEDDFVARVFGNRQLFGFKSYMAGNVDYSSLAQADLIVLNGLDDIDAPLLANIATDMDNLGALLIVPGERPNLNAYKQLAPLPNLSLAPTAEMTKLDQPDFKDPFFENVFEGQSSAMEMPGAIPLLDWGMDRSAILRFRTGKPFLSQAGKVFVMSSPLQRNYTNFYNHALFVPVMYRIAATSRRAAQDLYYTLGHDLITLRADSVYGEVPIRLVGPGEIVPSQRRVGDRFFLEMPKFSIDPGFYNVLYQKDTLGLLAVNLEKKESDLAQYGPDEIRQRFGGGGHVTMFQSNSPESFGNEIKERYLGTPLWKYALLLALLFLLAEVLFIRFLK; this is encoded by the coding sequence ATGAATTTTGCCTTCCCTCAGTTTCTTTGGGCGCTCACGGCCCTCTCCATCCCCATCATTGTCCATCTTTTCAACTTCAGGAAAACCACCCGTGTTTTTTTTTCCAACAACCGGTTGCTGAGGCAAATAAAAGAAGAGACCACCCAAAAAAGGAGGTTGAAACAATACCTGGTGCTGGCTTCAAGGCTTTTGTTTGTGTTTTTTCTTGTCATGGCCTTTGCCCAGCCGTTCCTGCCTGCCAAAGAGCAAGTCAGCGCGGCCCGCAACATTGTCATTTACCTTGACAACTCCTACAGCATGTCTGCCCAGGTGGGCGGGAAGGCCCGTGCCCTGGATGCCGGTATTGGGTTTGTAAGGGAGATTGTGGACTTGTTCCCCCCGGATACCCGGTACAAGTTGGTGACCAACGATTTTGCGCCATTCTCCAACGCGTTTAAAACCCAAACGGAGATCCTGGACTTGTTGACCCAGGTACGGCTTTCAGCGGTGTCACGCACATGGGACGAGGTGGACAAAAGGATAGGGACGGAAAAAGAAGGGGCGGACATTTTTTGGATATCCGATTTTCAAAAATCCACGTCAGGCACCGGTGAGGGCATACAGGCAGACTCGTCCAGCCAATGGCATTTGGTGCCCGTGGCATTTGGCCAGGCCTCAAACATATATGTGGACACGGTCTACCTGGAAAACCCATTTGCCATAGGAGGGGAAAAAAACACGGTGAACATCGGGTTGCGCAACATGGGGTCCAAGCGGACAGACGGGCTAAATGTGAAGCTCGTGGTCAATGGGGTCCAAACGGGTGCCGTGTCCGTAGACCTGGCGCCAAACAGCTATGCCGAAACAAGCTTTGACCTGGCCACCGGAACGAGAGGGCTGAATGCAGCAAAAATCTCCTTTACGGATTTTCCTATCAGTTTTGACAACGAATTTTATTTTGCCCTCAATTTTACCGAAACCATCAAGGTGGTGGAGGTAAAGGACAATAAGGAGGATGACTTTGTGGCGCGTGTCTTTGGCAACCGGCAATTGTTTGGCTTCAAAAGCTATATGGCCGGCAATGTGGATTATAGTTCGCTTGCCCAGGCCGACCTTATCGTACTGAACGGCCTGGACGATATTGATGCGCCCCTGCTGGCCAATATTGCCACCGACATGGACAACCTGGGGGCATTGCTTATTGTTCCTGGCGAGCGCCCCAACCTAAACGCCTACAAACAATTGGCGCCCCTGCCCAACCTTTCACTGGCGCCCACTGCGGAAATGACAAAATTGGACCAACCGGATTTTAAGGACCCCTTTTTCGAAAATGTGTTTGAAGGGCAATCCTCTGCAATGGAAATGCCGGGTGCCATCCCTTTGTTGGACTGGGGCATGGACCGCTCGGCCATCCTCAGGTTTAGGACGGGCAAGCCTTTCCTGTCGCAGGCCGGAAAAGTTTTTGTGATGTCCAGCCCTTTACAACGCAATTATACCAATTTCTACAACCATGCCTTGTTTGTGCCGGTGATGTACCGCATAGCTGCCACTTCCAGGCGGGCCGCACAAGACCTGTATTATACCCTGGGCCATGACCTGATCACCCTTCGGGCAGACAGTGTTTATGGGGAGGTCCCCATCCGCCTGGTGGGCCCCGGTGAAATTGTGCCATCGCAACGCAGGGTGGGCGACCGTTTTTTCCTTGAAATGCCGAAATTCTCCATCGATCCTGGCTTCTATAATGTGCTATACCAAAAAGATACCCTGGGCCTATTGGCCGTAAACCTGGAGAAAAAGGAGTCAGACCTGGCCCAGTATGGCCCTGATGAAATCAGGCAACGGTTTGGAGGGGGCGGCCATGTCACGATGTTTCAAAGCAACAGCCCCGAAAGTTTTGGCAACGAAATAAAAGAAAGATATTTGGGAACGCCATTATGGAAATATGCGCTGCTTTTGGCATTGCTATTCCTGCTGGCGGAAGTTTTGTTCATACGATTTTTAAAGTAA
- the pyrC gene encoding dihydroorotase has product MKILIQSATISDPGSPHHRKKKNVLVQNGRIVDIGAKKVPADKVVEAEGMFLSGGWMDLGTFIGDPGLEHKEDLVSACNAAAAGGFTALAMLPNTVPAVQGKNEVNYITKGNDARLVQVYPIAAVTLKNAGEELTEMIDLNASGAVAFSDGLKPVWNTDILLKSLQYLQKFDGLLINHPEDIWLNMFGQMNEGKNSTILGLKGMPKIAEELAVSRDVELLGYAGGRLHFARLSSAKALDLVRAAKKKKLNLTCDIAAYQALLDDSLLEDFDTHYKVNPPLREKANLAALVAALKDGTIDVLASGHLPQDVESKMLEFDHADFGMINLQTFASQLAQLATQVDIHDLLAKVTSAPRQLLKLPLPGIEKGAAANLTLFDPREKWVFTEEANLSKSRNSPWLGKEVVGKAKAVFNNSKYWLDA; this is encoded by the coding sequence ATGAAGATACTCATACAATCAGCGACCATCAGCGACCCCGGGTCACCCCATCACCGGAAGAAGAAAAATGTGTTGGTGCAAAACGGGCGCATTGTGGATATAGGCGCGAAAAAGGTGCCTGCCGACAAGGTGGTCGAAGCTGAGGGGATGTTCCTTTCCGGGGGATGGATGGACCTGGGCACTTTTATTGGTGACCCCGGGCTGGAGCACAAGGAGGACCTCGTGAGTGCCTGCAACGCGGCCGCTGCGGGCGGCTTTACCGCATTGGCCATGCTCCCCAACACTGTCCCTGCTGTACAAGGGAAAAACGAGGTGAACTATATCACCAAAGGAAATGATGCCCGGTTGGTGCAGGTTTACCCTATTGCCGCAGTGACTTTAAAAAATGCCGGGGAAGAGTTGACCGAGATGATTGATTTGAATGCTTCGGGGGCGGTTGCCTTCAGTGACGGGTTGAAACCGGTATGGAACACGGACATACTGTTGAAATCGCTGCAATACCTGCAAAAGTTTGACGGGCTACTTATCAACCATCCCGAGGACATTTGGCTAAATATGTTTGGCCAAATGAACGAAGGGAAGAACAGCACCATTTTGGGGCTTAAAGGGATGCCGAAGATTGCCGAGGAGCTGGCCGTAAGCCGAGATGTGGAATTGCTGGGCTATGCAGGGGGAAGGCTGCATTTTGCCAGGCTGTCGTCAGCGAAGGCCTTGGACCTGGTGCGGGCGGCAAAGAAGAAAAAACTAAACCTTACCTGTGACATAGCGGCCTACCAGGCCCTGCTTGACGATTCGTTGCTGGAAGATTTTGACACCCATTACAAAGTAAACCCGCCCCTGAGGGAAAAGGCCAACCTGGCCGCCCTGGTGGCAGCGCTCAAGGATGGCACCATTGACGTGCTGGCCTCTGGCCACCTGCCACAGGATGTGGAAAGCAAAATGTTGGAGTTTGACCACGCGGACTTTGGCATGATCAACCTGCAGACCTTTGCCTCACAGCTGGCACAACTGGCCACACAGGTGGACATTCATGACCTGTTGGCGAAGGTGACCAGCGCGCCACGCCAACTTTTGAAATTACCCTTGCCCGGTATTGAAAAGGGAGCAGCGGCCAACCTTACTTTATTTGATCCCAGGGAGAAATGGGTTTTTACGGAAGAAGCCAACCTGTCCAAGTCCCGGAACTCCCCGTGGTTGGGCAAAGAAGTGGTAGGGAAGGCCAAAGCGGTGTTCAACAATTCAAAATACTGGTTGGATGCCTAG
- a CDS encoding DUF4249 domain-containing protein, with protein MKKVFHKYLITGIPLLAAGLMFSACEDGISPELEKAGPILVVDAWLTNLPGAQVITITETQPYFENALPPGVSGANVSVVDDQGKVYAFQEGQDGKYTWMPVSTEVFGQTGRTYTLTVEYNGDTFTSTSRMGRVPAIDSLTFTFEEENPFLPDSYLADFWATDLPGPNDTYRIKTWKNGVLLNKPSELNLAYDAGFSAGGNFDGVTFITPIRQGINPFEEDENKELLSPYLPGDSIYVEIHSISLEAFNFLNEVAIQTDRPGGFSELFATPLSNVSTNIVNKDPAGKPVLGFFNVAAVSGLGKRFKQ; from the coding sequence ATGAAAAAGGTGTTTCATAAATATTTAATAACAGGTATTCCCTTATTGGCGGCAGGCCTTATGTTTTCGGCTTGCGAAGACGGGATTTCCCCGGAGTTGGAAAAGGCCGGCCCCATCCTGGTGGTGGATGCCTGGTTGACCAACCTGCCGGGCGCCCAGGTAATCACCATTACCGAAACCCAGCCATATTTTGAGAATGCACTGCCCCCGGGCGTATCGGGGGCCAATGTTTCTGTGGTGGACGACCAGGGAAAGGTTTATGCCTTTCAGGAGGGCCAGGACGGCAAGTATACCTGGATGCCGGTGTCAACGGAAGTATTTGGCCAAACGGGCCGCACTTATACCCTTACGGTTGAGTATAATGGCGACACCTTTACTTCGACCTCCCGTATGGGAAGGGTTCCTGCCATCGACAGTTTGACATTTACATTTGAGGAGGAAAACCCATTCCTTCCCGATTCTTACCTGGCCGATTTCTGGGCCACGGATTTGCCAGGGCCCAATGATACCTACCGGATAAAAACATGGAAAAACGGGGTGTTGCTCAACAAGCCCAGTGAATTGAACCTTGCCTATGATGCCGGGTTTTCCGCAGGTGGCAATTTTGATGGCGTTACTTTTATCACGCCCATAAGGCAGGGCATCAATCCTTTTGAAGAGGATGAAAACAAAGAGCTGCTTTCGCCCTACCTTCCTGGCGACTCCATCTATGTGGAAATACACTCCATCAGCCTGGAGGCATTCAATTTTTTAAACGAGGTGGCCATACAAACCGACCGTCCGGGCGGTTTCTCCGAACTGTTCGCCACCCCATTGTCCAATGTCTCCACAAACATTGTCAATAAAGACCCGGCAGGAAAGCCGGTACTGGGCTTCTTCAATGTGGCGGCAGTATCCGGTTTGGGCAAAAGGTTCAAACAATAA
- a CDS encoding DUF4199 domain-containing protein yields the protein METENTPQPENAPPTLRNHALRWGLIVGLTSAILSLLLYVVDYSLMADWKVGLSLLAIYIGLTIYAGMGYRKESGPYLSFGKAYQHGFIVFACSGLIATLFNIMLFQVIDPDLGGKVTEVAVENTATMMANFGAPPDKIDEALEDTRERMTNQYTLMGQVKGYAFILIVSAVFALVTGLIVRKPEPVFDK from the coding sequence ATGGAAACAGAAAACACCCCTCAACCCGAAAATGCCCCGCCCACCTTGCGCAACCATGCCCTTCGATGGGGGCTTATCGTGGGGCTAACGAGTGCTATTTTGTCCTTGTTGCTGTATGTGGTCGATTATTCCTTAATGGCAGACTGGAAGGTGGGCCTATCGTTGCTTGCCATTTATATTGGCCTTACCATATATGCCGGTATGGGTTACAGGAAGGAGTCAGGGCCTTACCTTTCATTTGGCAAAGCCTATCAGCACGGCTTTATTGTTTTTGCCTGCTCAGGGTTGATAGCCACCCTGTTCAACATCATGCTGTTCCAGGTTATCGACCCCGACCTGGGTGGCAAGGTAACCGAAGTGGCAGTGGAAAACACGGCCACGATGATGGCCAATTTTGGGGCACCTCCTGATAAAATCGATGAGGCATTGGAGGATACACGCGAAAGGATGACCAATCAATATACTTTGATGGGCCAGGTAAAAGGCTATGCCTTTATCCTGATCGTGTCTGCCGTATTTGCCCTGGTGACCGGGCTGATAGTGAGGAAGCCAGAACCCGTGTTTGACAAATAG